TTGCCGCTGAGCCAGGCGCCACCCGAGTCGCCGCCCTGGGCGCAGGCGTTGGTGCGGGTCAGGCCGTGCACGGCACCCTGCGAGTAGTTGACCGTCTGGTTGCGACCCAGCAGCGTGCCGCACCGCCAGCCGGTGGTGCGACCGGACCGGCAGACCGAGCTGCCGATCGCGGCGTCCTGGGAGCCGGCCACCGACACGTTGCCGCCGGAGTAGTTGTTCACCCACGGTTGCGGGGTCCAGTTGCTGTTGGTCCGCACCCAACCGTAGTCGCGGCCGGGGAACGTCGAGCCGGCGAAGGTTCCCTGCGAGACGTTGTTGTAGCCGAGCGTCGGGCTGCCGACCCGGCCGCAGTGGCCGGCGGTGACGAAGCCGCCCTGCACCGCGAAGCCGACCGAGCAGAGCGTGTTGCCGTTGATGACGTACTGGTCCCCACCCCGGATGTCGTAGTTGATCCGGGGCGCTTCGGCGGACTCGACGATCCGGACCAGGGCCGCGTCGACGCCGCTGGCCTTGACGAAGGCGGCGGCCTCGGCGGTGGCACCCCGGCCGGCGGTCACCACGATCCGGTTGGTCGTCACGTCGACCGCCCAGCCGTGGACGGCGTCCGGTGGCGCCTTGCCGGCGTGCCGGTCGAGCGTCCGCTTGATGCCGTCCAGGGTGGATTCGCTGCGGGCGGCGGTGGTCACCTCGGCACCTTCGGCGCGGACGGCGGCGGCCAGCGACGGGTCGGTGACCGCCACGGTCAGCCTCGTTCCGCCGGCCGGGATCCAGGCACCGGCGAAGGCCGTACCGAGTCGGGCCCGTAGGCGTCGCTCGACGGTGGCGGCACCGGCCTCGACGCGGAGCCGGGTCAGCACCTGCGTGTCGGTCAGCCCGAGGTCGCGGCGCATCGCGCGGACCATCTCCGGCGCGAGGCCGGTGACCGAGGTGGCGGCGGAGGGGGTACCGGCGGTGTCGGCGGCGAGCACGGCCGGCGGAGCGGCGAGTGGGGCGAGACCGGCGACCAGGACGGCCGCCAGGGCCGCGCGCAGGGCGCGTGGCGCTCGTGGCATGGGACTCCTCCTACGGGGGTGGGGCGACGCGGGGGCATCACCGGGAGTTCGACCAAGAGAGCGCTCTCACGATCAAGTCTGTCGATGTGACAGGTAACTGTCAAGACTCCTGCCAGTTATGTCGGCGCATGATCCGTCCAGGTCGGACGGCGGGTTGGTCAGCGGGAGGGTGTTCGGGGTGGCAGCCAGCCGACGAACCGCTCATGCAGTTCCGCCGGGCCGGTCCCCGGGTGCCGCTCGGTGAGCTGCCGGAGCGCCTCCTCCCAGAGGATCGCCAGATAGACCAGCAGATCGGTGCGGCGGGTGCCGTACTCGGCGAGGAGGTCCCGCTTCGCCCGCCCGCACGGCCAGGCGGTCCCGCAGGCTCGGCACCGCCAGGTGGGGCGGGACGCCACATGGTCCCGGCAGCGTGCGGTGGGTACGACGTTCGCCGCTCTGGTCGCGGGCACGGCAGATCCTCCTCCGTCGGCGGGGGGTGGCGCCCGCCCGTCGGCGGCCCCCGGAGCGACGTGGGTGGGCCCCCACCGCACCACGTCGCCTGACGGATACCTTGCCCAGAGTCTCCGTGCAATCACACAGCGTTGTGATATTTCCGTCGTCGATCACGGACCGGACGCGGCACCGGCTCGGAGATACCTCCCCGAGCCGGTGCCCACCACGCCTGTCGGATCAGGCGACGAAGCG
Above is a window of Verrucosispora sp. NA02020 DNA encoding:
- a CDS encoding ricin-type beta-trefoil lectin domain protein: MPRAPRALRAALAAVLVAGLAPLAAPPAVLAADTAGTPSAATSVTGLAPEMVRAMRRDLGLTDTQVLTRLRVEAGAATVERRLRARLGTAFAGAWIPAGGTRLTVAVTDPSLAAAVRAEGAEVTTAARSESTLDGIKRTLDRHAGKAPPDAVHGWAVDVTTNRIVVTAGRGATAEAAAFVKASGVDAALVRIVESAEAPRINYDIRGGDQYVINGNTLCSVGFAVQGGFVTAGHCGRVGSPTLGYNNVSQGTFAGSTFPGRDYGWVRTNSNWTPQPWVNNYSGGNVSVAGSQDAAIGSSVCRSGRTTGWRCGTLLGRNQTVNYSQGAVHGLTRTNACAQGGDSGGAWLSGNQAQGVTSGGWGDCSTGGETWFQPVNEILGAYGLTLVTSGGGSGNRLISNWNNKCIDVPSSNFSDGVPLQTWNCNGTAAQSWSFVNGTLRTQNNMCMDVAWGSRDNGAAIQIATCSGNAAQQFVLSAAGDLVNPQANKCVDISGWVNADGARLAIWECLGGANQKWRRG
- a CDS encoding flavin reductase; translation: MPATRAANVVPTARCRDHVASRPTWRCRACGTAWPCGRAKRDLLAEYGTRRTDLLVYLAILWEEALRQLTERHPGTGPAELHERFVGWLPPRTPSR